The following coding sequences are from one Mytilus trossulus isolate FHL-02 chromosome 8, PNRI_Mtr1.1.1.hap1, whole genome shotgun sequence window:
- the LOC134728324 gene encoding uncharacterized protein LOC134728324, with the protein MVKIKLDFASKWSMLVILLMIFFSRPTHSISPDQKDQINTGLELAKGIAELFEKEEFRKSLTKIAKDVGPYLGVLGPFIGVVLAFIPSESDELFFMKNMMTNIDNRLDKMDTRFNNIERLIQWDAVAIKFAQLEQKINAVSREFQFIYKVRKGAVENRKLIFTVNYDGDYQNSGSKLYDAIVEKHGTFQEDLGTSVLRYTDNDRNKTQVFLLGVMKILLRAVKIELGYLLVKGFTINAEFMKSDWEKRIQEVTAKFEQIDDQCANVNYRPQSGKEIDAYALTNSDKTNNEFATGLFNLLSGKYYWRDWVVLAYDPITGRENHWVGVDGGHVKIGKNGRNIVVASVDKSHAVLDLARARQRMEKVAETKRDKNWWGISKVYRTAKEIWNALDRKGASFTCVVRSGKNAYFHFHSRKVTFVQKKNFQLMMWG; encoded by the exons ATGGTTAAGATTAAACTGG atttcGCCTCTAAATGGTCCATGTTGGTAATTCTATTGATGATATTTTTCTCCCGGCCTACCCACAGCATTTCTCCGGATCAAAAAGACCAAATTAATACTGGCCTTGAACTTGCTAAAGGGATAGCGGAACTGTTTGAAAAAGAGGAATTTAGAAAATCTTTAACAAAGATCGCAAAAGATGTTGGTCCCTACCTTGGTGTATTAGGCCCATTTATAGGGGTCGTATTGGCGTTCATTCCATCAGAGTCAGACGAAttgtttttcatgaaaaatatgatgACAAATATCGACAATCGTTTGGATAAAATGGACACTCGATTTAACAACATCGAGCGGTTGATTCAGTGGGATGCTGTTGCTATCAAGTTCGCACAATTAGAACAAAAGATCAATGCGGTGTCGCGAgagtttcaatttatttataaagttcGTAAGGGTGCTGTGGAAAATAGAAAGCTAATTTTTACTGTGAATTATGATGGCGATTACCAGAATAGTGGCTCAAAATTGTATGACGCCATCGTCGAAAAGCATGGTACATTTCAAGAAGATCTTGGTACTTCTGTTTTGCGTTATACTGACAATGACCGCAATAAGACACAGGTTTTTCTACTTGGTGTAATGAAAATTCTCTTGCGAGCTGTAAAAATTGAATTGGGGTATCTTTTAGTTAAAGGATTTACCATAAATGCAGAGTTTATGAAGTCTGATTGGGAAAAGAGAATACAAGAAGTGACAGCGAAGTTTGAACAAATTGACGATCAGTGCGCAAATGTAAATTATCGACCTCAATCTGGAAAGGAAATAGACGCATACGCTCTTACAAACAGTGATAAGACAAATAACGAATTTGCCACTGGACTATTTAATCTCCTTAGCGGGAAATACTACTGGAGGGACTGGGTTGTTCTCGCCTATGACCCCATAACTGGCCGTGAAAATCATTGGGTAGGGGTTGATGGAGGACACGTCAAAATTGGGAAAAATGGCCGAAACATAGTTGTGGCTAGTGTGGACAAGAGCCATGCAGTATTGGACCTAGCGAGAGCGAGACAGAGAATGGAAAAAGTAGCCGAGACAAAACGGGATAAAAATTGGTGGGGAATCTCTAAAGTGTATAGAACTGCAAAAGAAATTTGGAACGCTTTAGATAGAAAAGGTGCCTCCTTTACGTGTGTTGTAAGAAGTGGaaaaaatgcttatttccaTTTCCACTCTAGGAAAGTAACATTTGTCcaaaaaaagaattttcaacTCATGATGTGGGGCTGA